The DNA region aataaatttgaattatttttcttatttcaagttttaaagcATATTGAGATATACATTTGGAAGTGTTCAAAGTATCTTTTTATGAAGATACAATTGTACCGACAGACGAGTtagaaaaaacccaaacaaaaatAGCAGCAGTCATTTAACAATTTTCTCGAGTGTCCGCTGCTTCGTCGTTCTGCAGACTCTGCGTTCGCTTTCGAGCACGGGACTTGGTCGTTGAGCTCGAGTCGGCCTGCGATAAAGGGATGCTCTTTTCACTTGCACGGGGCGGCCTGCGATGTCCGCTGCCTCGCCGGTCTGCGTGCTCTGCGGTCACGCTTCATCGGGCCGCCCTGCAATGTCCGCCCCGCTAGCATTGCCTACCTCTTAAGAGAGTCAGTGTTACTCCCGCCGTTTGCCCGAGGTACCTTATCACTTATAACCCGCCGCTCTGCAGGATTTGTGCATTTTCTTAGATTCGCTAATAGGATGACACATTATAATATTTCTCAAATCATTGaactataaatgaaatatattaattttcccCCCAGAAAACACAACTTCTGTGTAGTattattctatatatttaaagttttatattataaagttaaaacaagagtattttattaatattcaccAGAATTTCTTGTTATGAAATTATCTTATAAAATTCAtcattgttgataaaaatacattgaatttacatgtatataatttaacaataatcTAGACAAGAAACAACTTACAATAAACTATTAATTCCACCAACGCCGACACGTTTCTCTCCACTGTGTTACCAGCAATAAGGGTAAAATTCCTAGTATCTGTACACATGGCTTTCTCTATAGTCAATGTAGCTGCTGCCACCGACACCTGGTAGTCCAACAACTTCGATCCGTTATACCACGATACATTTGATAAAGGATTACTGACTATTTCCCTACTAAGTATGGTTCTATCACTCTCATTTACGGTGGTGCTTGTTGTATCGGCTATTTTGGGCTTGtctaaacataaacaaaaatatcatataaaacatcgaaaaggaaaacaaaaagCATTATtaagtttgaaaattaaaaatgatgttATATATGGTATAAAATGAAACCTATGTAAGTATAAAAGTGTTGTAAACGGGATTGAAATAACCCATTAATGAGTAGTTTGAAAGTGATATTTAATGAGCCATTCACTGCAAAAATATCAGCCAAATTTacaacgtcattttaactgAAAGGTTTGAATAGATGACTAAATGGTAAATATATCTCATTCAGTTGCCTTTCAGTTAACTGTGCTTATATTTGAACTCACTAGATAATAAAAATTCCTGGTAATTGGGAATATAATAGAGAAAATGATGTGTGCCTTTATCCTAGGTATAACTTTAACACTGTTATCTTTATCCTATTAAAATGAACGTTCTATTGCTAATCATTAAATTGGGGAATAGAGTTGGACATATGTAGTACAACAAATCAATTTATTACCAACAACGACTGTGATTTTAGATACATCATTTTTCCAATGAAAATCCCGACCAATAagtaaatcaaaaatatcaattgctgaatttaaatttttatgcaGCTATGAGAGATGCTATTGAGCCTCAAAGTATGATGTCACATCATTTATTCCaggttttatcaacatttcatCAGTACCAGTTCATTATGATATTTGTACTAAATTGTCATGTTCTGGTAAATATAAAACGAAATTACTCGACACCCCATGAATTTTACCTTTTATGACATTACGTTACAACATGGCAACTTTAATGCATTATGCATTATAGCATTTACTTAGCAATGTAATTTGTTGAGTATAATGATCCTCGACACCCCATGAATTTTACGTTTTATGACATTACGTTACAACATGgcaattttaatgaattataaaacAGTTTAAATCGCCGAACGTTGGTGTCTATCTCTGTGGTGCAATGGGTGTTGCTTTGACATACCGATTAGCAGGTCTCGAGTCCGAAAACTACAGGGACTTTAATTTTCATGAATAGCggttaaattaaacaaaagtgatgtttcttcaaaaattgaatatttttctgttatttcAAATTCGAACACCTGTTTGCAATCCATATCTTTAGGTACTGTAGAAAAATGGGCTTATATGCAGAACTTTTACCAGGTATGTGGATGACCTTTAACATTTACTCGGAGGTCATCTCTCAACACTGAATATTAaactaaatacaaaatataagtattattttaatatattaattttactcACATAGTACATCAACGGTAGTTATACCCGCTTCAGATGTCCCCACAGAATTGCTGGCTGTACAGTTGTATGTTCCAGACATGTTCCTCTGTATGTTAGGTATTGTATAGTTTGGTCCAGAATAAAGGACGTATTCAGGACGATATGTTCTGGACCATCTCCATATGATACTAGTGTAAGGGTTGGCATCAATCAATGCACACTTCAATACAGCTGTTTGACCTTCTATGACTCTGTATGGACTTAAAAAACCTGCCAGTGGTATCACTTCCggtttatctaaaaaaaaaaatgaatttattgaaaattaatttattcaaaatttgataaCTTCGAGGTGTTGCATTCACTTTATTTTCAAAGACAATCATTCTTTAGTTAAACCAAAACTAAAacgaattatatttttttgttttttgctagattaactttaaaataaagttatataagGATATTAATATTAGAGGCTATATAATGAATTAATCATACGGAAGACATTTGAGTAAACTATTTTCTTTTATCACCTTaatcggttttttttaatataggcAAGCTTTATGCCTGTGCATGctacatttataatttgttgtTAGGAAATAAATACAGAATTATTTACATAATACTGTCAGCATATTCACTGTGGAGTTTACTCTCCTCCCTGATATGTTACTGGCTGTGCAATACACCCGTTTCCCGTTGTCTGATTTGGAAGCATTGATTGATAATGCTGACAAAGTTCTCACTAAACCATTCGATGTATTTTTTGTAAGTGTAAATTGATTGGTAAAGTTTGTTGATGACATATACCACGTGATGTTAGCTTGAGGATAACAGTATGACGTTGTACAGTTTATATACATCTGTTGCCCAGCAGTCACATTGATTGATGTTGGAGCCAATGTCACTGAAGTCACAGGAACtgaaatgtacataaaataattCAAGCATCAAAAGATGGCAAAGACTTTTTAGTTGTCAAAACTGGCATTCAATGTAATTTTCACATAAACAGTTAATATCACATAAACAGTTAATATCAAAGTATATAAGCTATTATATCCTATTTCACTTGTAAGATCTAATTTGTTATCAAGCCGGGTGTAAATTTCCGTACCACCTGTTGAAGCTAGgtctaaataaaatgttttcgaatgcaaatataaatttttgcGCAAAAAATGTAACGTTAAATAAGCTAAATCAATGagtaatttgtcaaaatcattaTTTCTTAATACTCTATtggtattaaaatataaatatagttTTCAACACAACTTCGATtgacattatttaaaatttgatattttgtatcaaaCTTATTTCACTGgttaaacaatataatttttaaaattggtaTAATGGCCCCAGTATGTATGGAAAACAATCCGGGGTAGATTCCCGTACACTCTTGATTGGACCCGGTGTTATTttcccccggaaaaatggcgaTAGCAGTTTTTACCCCACGGAGAGCTGACTATATAGCgggatttccccctttttatagccagattacccctaCGAAAAACCGTAGTAACTTTTACCCCGGTTTTACTTTACGGTCATGTTTTTGGCGGACCATTCGTGGCAATTATTTGCAACATCTGAGATGAATTCAATACTCATGATAAAGGGTAATATACACTAGACGATATCCTGCGCAAGGCCGGGAATTGCAAGTTTATACATTAGTATGAAGAattgtgtcatgttgtaaattttgaatttaacgGGTGGCagtaatacaaaatttacaacatgacaacgttgtcatgttgtaaatattGTTGTTAATGCTTCATCTACATGACCTTTATTCTAATTTATTCAGCTGACtgaaaaacaaacttttaaaaattttatatcaaatgagGGAGTGGGTATATAGTGcgtggtatatattttcaaaatgttgttcTTTAGGTCAAATCTCAATATAACTTTTATTACTGTCCTTTGCaaataataatttcaataaaaagtctgtcaacccccccccccctccccccaccacCACTAATTCAACTTccccgttttatgcatacatcataTATTCATATAGACGTAGAGATGTCACAATCTGTTTCTGGTTCacaaattaatgtaaataaggTTTACTACCAATCTGTAGTGgtataaaactgtttttatgtgttttttatgatatgtatatttttatatgtcCATTTTATACGATGGACAAAgtatatacattatttttgCATATCTTAAACCAAAGACGTCAGATCAAGGTACATATAAGTGCCCGGTGATAGGCTTGCCCTACTCTTTCCATCATgacgttaattagtcaaccttcgttcttggttacccaattctggaaagttctatccatcaaaactaaaatcgtgCTTTTAAGAAACGAATTgcctcattttatttattcaacatttgtcataTCTGAAGTTATAGGTATACCCTAAATAAGTtcccagtaaatatattcacttttTACGtcatcattcaatattatttcatggCAAGCTTATGTTTGATGCAAATTCCCACTGACTATGATCCGCAAAAGCGTGTCCAAAACcgtattctcatttttgctattttgggcttgtttatcgaaaataaaagtaggtttttgattaatttctcaataattatttatcaggtaaaatttatttaaagctCATATCACACGTGTTGAAATACTAAAGGTGTCAGCAGTTACTCTGGTGTAAACGTTTCGTAGTTTATTGACGAAATGTCTAAATTTATATGTATAGATagtataaaatacatgttttttcaCCCCTGATTTAAGCAAAGGTACACGACTTCATCACATTCTTTTATCATCACCTTTTTTGAGTCTCTGTTGCACCTATTTGGACGACCTTGCATCTTTTATTCGGATTTCGGAATGCTTCGGGTCTTTTTCTTCTCCGTTTTTTAAAGCTTATAATAGATGCATATCTGCTGTTGGGACTAGTCTATGATTTCATGACAtggacattttttttgtaaagaagaCGTCATAGTACATTTTAGCGTCGAAAATACTGCAGTGTGTAGATTGGAAAAATAGATTAAAGTtggataaagaaaatataaacgaGTTATCTATCAAATGTGTGATATGATATGATTTTATAtctagaaaaaagaaataaataaaaaaatatacccaaaacatagtttatttttgtttagaaataaagtttacatttattaatgttttaaagaaaaattctttaaattctaTTCAATCTTTAAAACGTTAAAAATTGCAATCCGTCAATTTTAAGATGGATTAAAAGAGAAAACGACTTCTGATGTGCTCAAAATTAGTATTCCTTTAACATTTTAGAACACTTCCTTATTACTGACCAATTTCACTAAAATTGTAAAAGTAgaacaaaataacttttaaacaaCTTGATTTTTTCGAACCCTTTTGGTGAGGACCGGAAATGACGGTTGacatattaaaattgattaaacacatcttctatcaaatgtctatcatcaatgcaagtttcgtgtcttgatcacttacagtttctaaGATCTCGCGGTTCAAAcatatgtttaagaaaaaaaggcTACCCGAGATATTTGAGAAATCTCACTGGAAGTAAAAGTTTTCTGTTTATTTAACATCGGATAGACGACATATGTAAggattaatatttatatttcaaatccttgtgaaataaattaaatgcataaaaaaataacttttgaagtgcttccagtgacaaccggaagttataacgaacaaaacaaaatagttttaatacatctacaactataggtctatcatcacACAAATTTTGGATATTCAAGTCTATATCGTTTTTCAGATCTTATTGTTCACgagacaggaaacggacgacaggaagtaaattttgaaaaaaatgaaaacatatgcTTGGAGATAATATCATTCTCTATTAActctaaaattaaaagaaaatctaTCGAGCCAtatctgagaaatcttgtggacaaaaaaaggggggaataataagaaaaaagactataataataatatataacaataagtAGACACAATcttgttgcgagcaacgaagtggtcttccgtccgattttcgGTGGTAATATCAAGCGCAGCGAGCTCTAACGAAAATGCCTGGGCGAAGAGAAAATTTGGACTACTGCTACCTTTGACATTCTGAACATTCTGTCGTTAGATTCGTGCCCACAATTCTGTGTAAATTGCAAATGGCTACCAATGTCATGATCTCGGGAAAACAggtataatgttttttaagaaTGCCATAATGCCATGCATTTAAAAGACGAATAAAACATTCTGCTGGTtcctaaaaaaattgttttacattattttctgGGCAAATTGTTTGGAGCATTGTTAAGTTGACGAAAACTGTCGAGTTATGTCTGCTCTACTAAAGAGACGTCACAAAGTCTAGAGTGAGCACGCACAAATAGCGTAATGAAAAAATAGATAAGCGGATCCAACTGCACACGTTTTTAATGAATCTGATAGTGAAATTGTGATCGTTGTAATGCCTTTGAACATCATTCTAAACATATTctattcaatattgcttttcaaaatagttGTTCTATTTGAGATATAATTAAGTGTTCGATGTTTTTGACTTCTGGCCTCTTAAAACCGTAATTACGTAATGCATGAGAAAACTGTCACAATGTATAGTTAAATAACTGTACAGTGAACAATTTTGCTTcttaaatatatcataaaatgttTCTCTGTATAGTGCTATGGAAAAAAGATGTACGACCATTTTGGCCCTTAAATTGAGGAACCAGCCCCCTTTCCTTGATATCATATGAAAGGTCTTTTGACACTAAACAtaatttgttcaacaagtgtttagaaattcgtttcCATTCTTAAGCTATCTGGGAAAGAACGTTATAGATGCCGATCCATTATCTCCTTATCGGGTCTATCTAACGACATTTTGATGATTGAAAATTGTTTAGAACattattctaagcatctttCATTCTATTTGAGATATAAGTGATAAAAGTTGTGGACTTGTGGTCCcataaaacccctaattacgtaatacatgagAAAAGTTTATAGTCAAAAGTTAAAATATTCCATAGTTTTAATTGACGTTGTGTTGAGGAAGAGAAGAACTGAAATGTtaacgacaacaacaacaacgacgacgCCGATGACGACGAAAGCAGCAGACaagtaacaaatttttatcaaaaaagctTACTCAGATGAGCTAAAATATGAATGGGTCATTTGTATTCCAATGTTAATATAATAATTCTGGTAAGTTAACAATGCACACATTTAGAAATACCTGCCACAAAAATAGTACTGTTGACAGAAGTGTTTCGATCATCTTTGCAGAAGATGGTCTGGTTATGTTCTGGATTTGAAATCAATAATGTAAATTTCCAAGAGTTGTTCCCAAAGTCACAATCTATAGTTGTTCCTGTATCAGTTTCATTTAGACAAGATTGGAAGCTTCCTCCACCTCTGCccaaagatattttttgttcaGATTTCATGTAGAAAAACTCATAAAACCCTTTGGTTCTATTTGATTTACAAGTTAACTCAAGGACGTGTCCGTGTAAGACATAGGCTGGAGTTGGTGTCAGTGTAATCGATTCACCTGAAAAGAAAACGTTtgaaatatatagattaaacaATGTAATTGATCCCTTCTCACATAATGCTCAAACACATATATCATTTGTGGCAAAAGAATATTGTTTCACATGATAAATTATGAGATTGTATCAATTTATGATTAAgacattatataatatatttgaacatCTTCGTATCATAACATACcatacaaataaaacacaacaatattcaattaaaaGAAGTATTTGCATTATATGATGCTATACAATGATatacaattattgctgtttttgagGTCAATGCGATGATATAGCTACCCGAGAAGTGCAATATT from Crassostrea angulata isolate pt1a10 chromosome 7, ASM2561291v2, whole genome shotgun sequence includes:
- the LOC128191856 gene encoding nephrin-like isoform X1 → MGMGFVMIKWKIELLTVLFICFSSITVGESITLTPTPAYVLHGHVLELTCKSNRTKGFYEFFYMKSEQKISLGRGGGSFQSCLNETDTGTTIDCDFGNNSWKFTLLISNPEHNQTIFCKDDRNTSVNSTIFVAVPVTSVTLAPTSINVTAGQQMYINCTTSYCYPQANITWYMSSTNFTNQFTLTKNTSNGLVRTLSALSINASKSDNGKRVYCTASNISGRRVNSTVNMLTVLYKPEVIPLAGFLSPYRVIEGQTAVLKCALIDANPYTSIIWRWSRTYRPEYVLYSGPNYTIPNIQRNMSGTYNCTASNSVGTSEAGITTVDVLYKPKIADTTSTTVNESDRTILSREIVSNPLSNVSWYNGSKLLDYQVSVAAATLTIEKAMCTDTRNFTLIAGNTVERNVSALVELIVYCKPRSYSGNITLGVTDTSGIDFSTTVIAYPEPRYELRYENGTTSNKMMGSITRNDVNNFTIRFNQTAVKQDDYGIYRLLVSNPFGETVVVLTVIPQRKPNMPERVEIVCEVMRARVQWRSSFDGGDPQSFTVIVLNGQQRESRSDNISDKGENVIHSTFVQNLQPSTTYVIYVTAQNRHGLSSSEKVSCTTLEEDSTDLPFIAGGAAAGGITLAIVLVVVVVVLLRLKKRQNKERNFDKNNPMRTNEDASHYTTLAEQDVTVERNVYEILTQKEGTNQYEACLMKESQETNSQMYESLQKTEISDKRNISDKHMIAKYTKDVSNIYANQSATDNSAEYINLSFSK